From the genome of Verrucomicrobiia bacterium, one region includes:
- a CDS encoding phosphatidylserine decarboxylase has protein sequence MNDWIIIGGGAAVGVAVLWAASVKWCIQPRFTALMLSVGAACGIAVGCLINRAGWPQSVIFLAVPAVQLAFYVGFIAWRFYRDPERTPPPDPAVVVSPADGKIVYIRKLSPNSVLRCDKKGAQLHLDELEKSSLAAQELWQVGISMVFTDVHINRSPIAGKVILAQHRPGKFWSLRIPEAINVNERQTMLFDNGKFQVALVQIASRLVRRIEAYVREGQQLDIAQRIGMIKFGSQVDLFLPVNVIPLLDVKEGDELVAGETVVGKFTR, from the coding sequence ATGAATGATTGGATAATTATTGGTGGCGGAGCGGCGGTCGGAGTGGCCGTGCTTTGGGCGGCATCGGTGAAGTGGTGCATTCAGCCCCGCTTCACTGCGCTCATGCTGAGTGTGGGTGCTGCCTGCGGCATCGCCGTCGGCTGTTTGATAAACCGGGCCGGTTGGCCGCAAAGTGTGATTTTCCTCGCCGTGCCCGCCGTGCAACTTGCGTTCTACGTTGGCTTCATCGCGTGGCGCTTTTACCGCGATCCGGAACGTACGCCACCTCCTGATCCGGCCGTCGTCGTGTCGCCGGCGGATGGCAAGATTGTTTATATTCGGAAACTGTCGCCCAATAGCGTGCTGCGGTGCGATAAGAAAGGGGCTCAACTCCATCTTGATGAACTGGAAAAATCGTCACTTGCTGCACAGGAACTCTGGCAGGTTGGGATTTCAATGGTGTTCACGGATGTCCACATCAATCGATCGCCTATTGCCGGCAAGGTGATTCTGGCCCAACATCGACCAGGTAAATTCTGGTCGCTGCGGATACCCGAGGCCATCAATGTCAATGAGCGGCAGACCATGCTCTTTGATAACGGAAAATTTCAAGTTGCGCTTGTTCAGATTGCATCACGCCTCGTTCGGCGCATCGAAGCCTATGTCAGAGAGGGACAACAGCTCGATATCGCCCAGCGCATAGGGATGATCAAATTTGGCTCCCAAGTGGACCTGTTTCTGCCTGTCAATGTAATCCCATTGCTCGATGTCAAAGAAGGCGATGAATTGGTCGCTGGCGAAACTGTGGTGGGGAAATTTACTAGGTAG
- a CDS encoding glycosyltransferase family 2 protein: MSPISVIIVSWNAQHHLRNCLISLRENGGGLVQEIIVVDNASADGSPDMVQECFPEVTLIRAGQNLGFARANNLGIKHATGSYLALVNSDVVVHPGCFEELTNYLESHSSAGLVGPRITGGDGLLQRSCRRLPSVWNLTCSVLALDRVFPRHPLFSGFELRHWNYDHLGEVEVLSGCFWLVRRSAVEKVGGLDERFFFYAEDLDWCKSFRDAGWKNVYVPQATATHFGGGSSANAPLRYSIEMLRANLKYWKKHYGGLGQCTYYVLALLYHGIRLVARFALSLGLSDRNGNHKLREHFVCLRWLLTGKGA, from the coding sequence ATGAGCCCAATCTCGGTCATCATTGTTAGTTGGAACGCGCAGCATCACCTGCGAAACTGCCTGATCTCCCTGCGCGAGAACGGCGGGGGCTTGGTGCAGGAAATCATTGTGGTGGACAATGCTTCCGCCGATGGATCGCCGGACATGGTGCAGGAATGTTTTCCGGAAGTGACGTTGATCCGCGCGGGACAGAATCTGGGTTTTGCGCGCGCCAACAATCTCGGCATCAAGCACGCCACTGGTTCGTATCTGGCGTTGGTCAATTCCGATGTTGTTGTACACCCAGGCTGTTTTGAGGAATTGACCAATTATCTTGAAAGCCACAGCAGCGCGGGTTTGGTGGGGCCGAGAATCACCGGCGGCGATGGCCTGTTGCAGCGCTCATGTCGGCGGCTGCCTTCGGTCTGGAATCTTACCTGTTCCGTGCTGGCGCTGGATCGCGTGTTTCCGCGCCATCCGCTTTTCTCCGGGTTTGAACTGCGGCATTGGAACTATGACCACCTCGGTGAAGTGGAAGTTTTAAGCGGTTGCTTCTGGTTGGTGCGGCGCAGTGCCGTGGAAAAAGTGGGCGGACTGGATGAGCGGTTTTTCTTTTACGCTGAGGATTTGGATTGGTGCAAAAGTTTTCGTGACGCGGGCTGGAAGAATGTTTATGTGCCGCAGGCCACCGCGACGCATTTTGGCGGCGGCAGTTCGGCCAATGCGCCGCTGCGTTACAGCATCGAGATGCTCCGGGCGAACTTAAAGTATTGGAAGAAGCACTATGGCGGGCTTGGCCAATGCACCTATTATGTGCTGGCTCTCCTGTATCATGGTATTCGCCTGGTGGCACGTTTCGCCTTGAGCTTGGGGCTTTCGGATCGGAATGGAAACCATAAGCTTAGAGAGCATTTTGTTTGCTTGCGATGGTTGCTGACTGGGAAGGGTGCGTAG
- a CDS encoding glycosyltransferase: protein MDKPLISFVIVTYNQEKLVREAVESALAQTYSPLEVIISDDASKDRTFEVIRQTVAHYKGPHAVRLNRNDSNLGMGRHLNRVMELCAGELVIAQAGDDISVPERAEVTHQAWEKSGRRATSVFSSYTTIFINGEVQGVGGLRGDCADDRLCWPLVGSLFQFLSSSQPVVNGCAHAFSPELFRYFGPLKSDLEDLVLSFRTLAIGELLYVHRPLVKYRRHEHNMSFFVGWDDTRSFEHRERRLLWVNRQSVAAYDTMLSDIEVLCSNGRITSAERDSLVTEALRIRRYYAVELRMMESRDISTRFGVIFQTARQGHLRCALRCSVRVLPSRLYKALYLLRGQWRKWRNRPSSATTPVKIP, encoded by the coding sequence ATGGACAAGCCTTTGATCAGTTTTGTCATTGTAACTTACAACCAGGAAAAACTCGTTCGCGAAGCGGTTGAAAGCGCTTTAGCACAGACCTATTCTCCTTTGGAGGTCATCATTTCCGATGATGCCTCCAAAGACCGGACGTTTGAGGTTATCCGTCAAACAGTGGCTCACTACAAAGGACCGCATGCGGTCCGGCTTAATCGGAACGATTCGAACCTCGGCATGGGGCGACATCTCAATCGCGTGATGGAACTATGCGCGGGCGAATTAGTAATCGCTCAGGCCGGCGATGACATTTCAGTGCCCGAGCGAGCCGAGGTGACCCATCAAGCTTGGGAAAAGTCAGGCCGCCGGGCGACTTCGGTGTTTTCAAGCTACACGACTATTTTTATCAATGGCGAGGTTCAGGGCGTTGGTGGATTGCGCGGTGATTGTGCTGATGATCGTCTTTGCTGGCCCTTGGTGGGGAGCTTATTCCAGTTTTTATCCTCATCCCAGCCCGTTGTGAACGGATGTGCTCATGCGTTTTCGCCAGAGTTGTTTCGTTATTTCGGTCCCTTAAAATCGGATCTCGAAGATTTGGTGCTGTCTTTCCGGACTTTGGCGATAGGCGAATTGCTCTATGTCCATCGGCCGCTGGTGAAATACCGACGGCATGAACACAATATGTCGTTCTTTGTCGGGTGGGATGATACCCGGTCGTTTGAGCATCGGGAACGGAGGCTACTTTGGGTCAATCGACAAAGCGTGGCGGCTTACGACACGATGCTTTCCGATATCGAGGTGCTTTGCTCAAATGGGCGCATCACCTCGGCGGAGCGGGACTCGTTGGTGACGGAGGCGCTTCGTATTCGACGTTACTATGCCGTGGAGTTGCGGATGATGGAAAGCCGGGATATTTCCACTCGGTTCGGGGTGATCTTTCAGACCGCTAGGCAAGGCCACCTCCGCTGCGCCTTGCGGTGCAGTGTGCGT
- a CDS encoding glycosyltransferase, whose amino-acid sequence MTTTLSSRGSPLLALYYAIKPLLPRSVRYALRRHVAQRTRARSAGIWPVKSGTETPPANWPGWPQGKKFAFVLTHDVEGQKGLDRCRALANLEMESGFRSSFNFIPEGEYRVTREFRQELEQLGFEVGVHDLHHDGSLFRSYQSFQAQSPRINQYLKEWGAVGFRAGFMFHNLEWQQQLNIRYDLSTFDADPFEPQPDGMNTIYPFWVEKVDGQGGYMELPYTLVQDSTLFLFLREKSIALWKQKLDWVAQHGGMVLVNVHPDYVKFAAGNGSAFEFPSAFYAELLEYVHTRYAGQYWHALPREVADYCAKFKPRQPTSTPALSLTRTPKRVCMMTHSFYEGDTRVIRYAEALAQRGDEVEVFALRAKPEMPREEMINGVKLIRVQDRAAKRSNSKASYLFPLLRFLLVTSGQVSRRHLRRRYDFVHAHNVPDFVVFAAWLPRLTGARVILDVHDILPEFFGNKFRKSDGSLLVRALKWAEKLSAAFSHHVILGNHLWLDRYIARSAPREKCSVFINNVDRNVFKPAPEKTPNQSPVVIFPGGLQWHQGLDIAIRAFAKLRRRMPTVEFHIYGNGNMAAELQQLAKDLGLQDAVRFTEEIPLLQVADLMAHADLGVVPKRADSFGNEAYSTKIMEFMAVGVPVVISATKIDRYYFNDSVVRFFESGNADAMAEAMYEVLSNAELRRGMVERAFAYAETHSWNNRKPEYLALVDSLLASSKRASRKQNGQSLVAANP is encoded by the coding sequence ATGACGACGACATTATCATCGCGTGGGTCGCCCTTGTTGGCGTTATATTACGCCATCAAACCCTTGCTGCCGCGCAGCGTGCGGTATGCGCTGCGGCGGCACGTCGCTCAACGCACCCGCGCGCGCTCCGCTGGCATCTGGCCGGTCAAATCCGGCACGGAAACACCACCCGCCAACTGGCCCGGCTGGCCGCAGGGAAAAAAATTCGCCTTCGTTCTCACGCATGACGTGGAGGGACAGAAGGGTCTCGACCGTTGTCGCGCCTTGGCCAATTTGGAGATGGAATCCGGATTCCGTTCCTCGTTCAACTTTATTCCCGAAGGTGAATATCGCGTAACCCGCGAGTTTCGTCAGGAGTTGGAGCAGCTGGGTTTTGAAGTGGGCGTTCACGATTTACACCATGACGGGTCGTTGTTCCGGAGCTACCAATCATTCCAGGCGCAGTCGCCGCGCATCAATCAATACCTCAAGGAATGGGGGGCCGTTGGTTTTCGCGCCGGATTCATGTTTCATAACCTTGAATGGCAGCAACAGTTGAACATCCGCTACGATCTTTCGACATTTGACGCGGATCCGTTCGAGCCGCAGCCGGACGGCATGAACACTATTTACCCGTTCTGGGTGGAAAAGGTGGACGGTCAGGGTGGTTACATGGAACTGCCCTACACGCTTGTTCAGGATTCAACGCTGTTCCTGTTCTTGCGGGAGAAAAGTATCGCACTCTGGAAACAAAAACTCGACTGGGTCGCGCAGCACGGTGGCATGGTGTTGGTGAATGTTCATCCCGATTACGTGAAGTTCGCCGCCGGTAACGGTTCGGCCTTTGAATTTCCATCGGCCTTTTACGCGGAACTGCTTGAATACGTCCACACTAGATACGCGGGTCAATACTGGCACGCTCTGCCCCGCGAAGTGGCGGACTATTGCGCCAAGTTCAAACCCCGCCAGCCAACGTCAACGCCCGCGTTGTCGCTAACGCGGACACCCAAACGAGTATGCATGATGACGCATTCATTTTATGAAGGCGACACGCGTGTAATCCGTTACGCTGAAGCGCTGGCTCAACGCGGGGACGAAGTGGAAGTTTTCGCCCTGCGCGCCAAACCGGAGATGCCCCGCGAGGAAATGATTAACGGAGTGAAATTGATCCGGGTGCAGGACCGCGCCGCCAAGCGCAGCAATTCCAAGGCCTCGTATCTCTTCCCGTTGCTGCGTTTTCTGCTCGTTACGTCAGGGCAGGTTTCGCGGCGGCATTTGCGCCGCCGCTACGACTTCGTCCACGCGCACAACGTGCCGGATTTCGTGGTGTTCGCCGCGTGGCTGCCGCGACTGACGGGAGCGCGGGTAATTTTGGACGTGCATGACATTTTGCCGGAGTTCTTCGGCAACAAGTTTCGGAAATCCGATGGCAGCCTGCTGGTGCGGGCCTTGAAATGGGCGGAAAAACTTTCCGCCGCTTTTTCCCACCATGTGATTCTCGGCAATCATCTTTGGCTCGACCGTTATATCGCCCGCTCGGCGCCGCGAGAAAAATGCTCGGTGTTCATCAACAACGTGGACCGCAACGTGTTCAAACCCGCGCCCGAAAAAACACCTAACCAAAGCCCCGTCGTCATCTTCCCGGGCGGCCTGCAGTGGCACCAAGGTTTGGACATTGCCATTCGCGCCTTTGCCAAACTCCGGCGTCGGATGCCGACAGTCGAATTCCATATTTACGGTAACGGCAACATGGCGGCGGAACTGCAACAACTGGCGAAAGATTTGGGGTTGCAGGACGCCGTGCGATTCACCGAGGAAATTCCGCTTCTACAGGTGGCCGACTTGATGGCTCACGCGGATTTGGGCGTTGTGCCCAAGCGCGCGGATTCTTTCGGCAACGAAGCCTACAGCACGAAGATCATGGAGTTCATGGCGGTGGGCGTGCCCGTAGTCATTTCGGCGACTAAAATTGATCGCTATTATTTCAATGATTCGGTGGTGCGTTTCTTTGAGTCGGGCAACGCGGATGCAATGGCTGAAGCCATGTATGAAGTTTTGAGCAATGCTGAACTGCGGCGCGGCATGGTGGAACGAGCTTTTGCTTATGCCGAAACACACAGTTGGAATAATCGCAAGCCGGAGTATTTGGCGCTGGTGGATTCGTTGCTTGCCTCCTCCAAACGCGCGAGCCGGAAGCAAAATGGCCAGTCGCTGGTAGCGGCCAATCCGTGA
- a CDS encoding glycosyltransferase family 2 protein, producing the protein MKNFTYVLITPVRNEQATIGITIESVIAQTVRPIEWVIVSDESTDKTDEIVRKYAAEYDFIRLLRLTRRPDRNFASVVFAVESGLTVIKARDYQFIGLLDGDIRFPKNYYEEMLQRFADDPELGLAGGLVVDFYEGRYHPSPQSLKEVAGAVQFFRRECFEALGGLVAVPEGGWDTITCVQARMHGFKTQTFSEIVVDHLKPRNISEGNLVRRTWLMGVREYALGNHPLFEMAKCAYRCVERPYFLASFLRFAGYTWCCLSRRKRNVPAELVRFIRREQMQRLFKRGH; encoded by the coding sequence ATGAAAAATTTCACCTACGTGCTTATCACTCCGGTGCGCAATGAGCAGGCGACGATTGGCATCACGATCGAGTCGGTCATTGCACAAACGGTTCGTCCGATCGAGTGGGTGATTGTGAGCGATGAGTCCACTGACAAGACTGACGAAATTGTCCGGAAGTATGCAGCGGAGTACGACTTTATCCGTTTGCTTCGACTAACCCGCCGCCCCGACAGAAATTTTGCCTCTGTTGTTTTTGCAGTTGAATCCGGTTTGACCGTGATCAAGGCGCGGGACTATCAGTTCATCGGACTGCTAGACGGCGACATCCGATTCCCCAAAAATTACTACGAGGAGATGCTGCAGCGGTTTGCTGACGATCCGGAGCTCGGTCTCGCGGGTGGTTTGGTGGTTGATTTCTACGAGGGACGCTATCATCCCAGCCCGCAGTCGTTAAAGGAAGTGGCGGGTGCGGTGCAATTCTTTCGCCGGGAATGCTTCGAAGCGCTGGGCGGATTAGTGGCCGTGCCAGAAGGTGGCTGGGATACGATTACTTGTGTGCAAGCCCGAATGCATGGTTTCAAAACGCAAACATTCAGTGAAATCGTAGTTGACCACCTGAAGCCGCGTAATATCAGTGAAGGAAACCTAGTCCGTCGGACGTGGCTGATGGGCGTGCGCGAATATGCGCTCGGCAACCATCCGTTGTTTGAAATGGCCAAATGTGCTTACCGCTGTGTTGAGCGGCCTTACTTTCTCGCGTCTTTTCTGCGATTTGCGGGTTATACGTGGTGCTGCTTGAGCCGGAGAAAGCGAAATGTGCCTGCGGAGCTCGTCCGCTTTATCCGTCGCGAGCAGATGCAACGCTTGTTCAAGCGAGGCCACTGA
- a CDS encoding choice-of-anchor D domain-containing protein has protein sequence MKANILQTSRFLTFLFLLATFTASAANHYVRAGAGAGSKTGNDWANAYTNLPASLVRGDTYYVADGSYGSYTFDDARSGSTYIYIKKATAADHGTSTGWDDSYGDGMAEFSAWDFDSPPGGNGGYYDVSGYSPTMPRQIGFKITTTWHQTSIDYTYWDTGHHPYCAWRYIEFAGPGGSGDYDSGSSPWLYAIYAHGNSGSYDTSHMLVSHCYMHGITTFFQDSTGNDYMTVEYSELCDSREVGEDHGNIWWVASRYGTFRYNKVHNYNVEGLYFGGSTTGWEIYGNVFYDGVGVARGIEFRDPQTQSNMKIYNNTFVNLPVGSVRAMSGAITSGIEIKNNVLVSASINLENGGTGITQANNLTTNTSFFVNYSSRDFRPASNVTGSNLGTNWNTDPNGATRTTWTVGAYEYGSEGGGGDDGGGGRGSDTKAEVSAVPDSRDFGSVAVGATSDLSFTVQNTGGDTLTGKATVSAPFSVISGGTYNLKAGQSQIVTVRYSPTAAGSYSQLVTLTGGNGTLVTVSGFAYTVLGPPSDLRLLTAQ, from the coding sequence ATGAAAGCAAACATACTTCAAACCTCCCGGTTCTTAACTTTTTTGTTTCTGCTCGCGACGTTTACGGCATCCGCCGCGAATCATTACGTGCGGGCAGGGGCAGGCGCGGGCAGTAAGACCGGCAACGATTGGGCGAATGCCTACACCAACTTGCCCGCGTCTTTGGTTCGTGGTGACACCTACTATGTTGCCGATGGCAGCTATGGCAGTTACACGTTCGACGATGCGCGGTCGGGTTCGACGTATATCTATATCAAGAAAGCGACCGCAGCCGATCACGGCACCAGCACTGGCTGGGATGATTCTTATGGAGACGGCATGGCCGAATTTTCGGCATGGGATTTTGACAGTCCGCCCGGCGGCAACGGCGGTTATTACGATGTCAGCGGTTACAGCCCAACCATGCCGCGCCAGATCGGGTTCAAGATTACGACAACCTGGCATCAGACTTCAATTGACTACACCTATTGGGATACGGGGCATCATCCTTATTGCGCGTGGCGTTACATTGAATTTGCTGGGCCGGGCGGTAGCGGCGATTACGACAGCGGCTCAAGCCCGTGGCTTTATGCCATTTACGCTCACGGCAACAGCGGCTCTTACGACACCTCGCACATGCTGGTTAGTCATTGCTACATGCACGGCATCACCACCTTTTTTCAGGACAGCACCGGCAATGATTACATGACCGTTGAATACAGCGAATTGTGCGACAGTCGCGAAGTGGGCGAAGATCACGGAAACATCTGGTGGGTGGCGAGTCGTTACGGAACATTTCGCTACAACAAGGTTCACAATTACAACGTGGAGGGCTTGTATTTTGGCGGCAGCACTACGGGCTGGGAGATTTACGGCAACGTGTTTTATGACGGCGTAGGAGTCGCGCGCGGAATTGAATTTCGCGATCCGCAAACGCAATCAAATATGAAGATTTACAACAACACCTTTGTGAATCTGCCGGTTGGTTCGGTGCGGGCGATGAGCGGAGCAATTACAAGCGGCATCGAGATTAAAAATAACGTCTTGGTCTCGGCGAGCATCAATCTGGAGAACGGCGGGACGGGCATTACGCAAGCCAACAACCTCACCACGAACACCAGTTTTTTTGTGAATTATTCGAGCCGCGATTTTCGTCCCGCCAGCAATGTCACGGGCAGCAATTTGGGAACTAACTGGAACACTGACCCGAACGGCGCGACAAGAACAACGTGGACGGTTGGCGCGTATGAATACGGCAGTGAAGGCGGTGGCGGTGACGATGGCGGCGGGGGCCGTGGCTCGGATACGAAAGCTGAAGTTTCCGCGGTGCCCGACAGTCGAGATTTTGGCTCGGTTGCGGTGGGAGCTACGAGTGACCTCTCTTTTACAGTACAGAATACAGGTGGAGATACTTTGACAGGAAAAGCCACAGTGTCAGCGCCATTCAGCGTTATTTCAGGAGGAACATACAATTTGAAGGCCGGACAGAGTCAGATAGTCACCGTTCGCTATAGTCCGACGGCGGCGGGTAGCTATTCGCAACTTGTAACCTTAACGGGAGGCAATGGTACGCTGGTCACGGTAAGCGGGTTTGCGTACACAGTTCTTGGTCCGCCGTCAGACTTGCGCTTGCTTACGGCGCAATGA